From the Nitrospirota bacterium genome, the window ATTGTGGTACGGTTGTCTTTCCTGCCGCTTTCCACATGATTACGGCTGCCACTGCTAAAATTGCCACTAAGGCAATGACAAGATATCGCTTCAGACCCTTGCTGAACATAGGGGCGTGGTGCAGTCCCAGGGTCTCTGTAATATCCGATTCCGGCTCAATTTTCGATTTCATTTCTCTTCTCCATTTCAAAAGCTATTTCTTTTCAGCAGGATCCATTGATGTCCAACCGCCTCCAAAGGCTTTGTACAGGCGGACCAGGTTAGAGGTTACGGTTCCGCTGCTCTGGGCCAGTTGATCCTGAAAGGTGAGTAGTGAGCGCTGCGCCTCCAAGACATTATTAAAATCAGTCAGCCCACTCTGGTACTTGTATTTTGCAAGCTCAACAGCTTTTTGGGCCGCCTGTGCTGCCTCTTGAAGATTATCCCTTCTGTTTTGCTCTTCCGCGTAGGCGACGAGAGCGTTTTCCACATTTTCCAGTGCACTGAGAATGGCAGCTTCATACTTATTCAATGCCTGCTCATGAAGCGCTGACTGCACTTCTATGTTTTGTCGGATAGACCCGCCCTTGAAGATCGCCCACGTGATTCCGGGTCCAAAGCTTGATGACCACGTTTGTGAGGCGGGAGAGGTACTCACTTTCAATGTTTCGATTCCGATGGATCCACTTAAGGTTAACTTGGGGTAGAGGTCTGCGGTGGCCACGCCGATCCTTGCTGATTGAGCAGCCAATTCGCGCTCTGCTCTTCGCACATCCGGCCGGTTTCTAAGAACATCGGCCGGTACGCCTATTGCAAGCTTAAGGGGAATAACCGGAATTGACACTTGCTGCTCCAGTAGACTATGTACCTTTCCAGGTTGTTCTCCCAGTAAAACAGCAATACGGTTCAATGCCTCTTCCTTCCCGGTGCGAAGGGTTGGCAGCGAGGCTCGGGTGTTCTCGCTGTTATAACGTGCCTGCTGTACTGATAGTTCATCACTCAGCCCTGCCTCATATCGCCATAAGGTCAACTGGTAGGTTTCGTTTTGTGTTTCCAGATTACCTTCCGCAATAGCCAATCGTGATTGAAACGTTCTCAGATCGATGTAGTTTACAGCTACTTCAGCGAGGAGAGAGACCACCACATCGCGCAAATCCTCCTGACTGGCTCCGACATCTGCTTCAGCAGCCTCGACGGAACGTCGAACACCGCCAAAGATGTCAATTTCCCAACCTGCGTCAAAGCTTGCTGTATAAAGGTCACTTGTTTCGCTGGTCCTGTTAGTCCCGGTATCTTTACTGCTTTCAGTCCAAGTTGCAGA encodes:
- a CDS encoding efflux transporter outer membrane subunit translates to MSFLYKKTYISYLSRLSWIPVVLIMTGCVTVGPDYVRPDTSLATTWHSELKSGLIAGEMDPKTLAAWWLALNDPALSSLIDRAVSGNLDLKKARARVRESRARRGIAKAGLFPTFDAVGSATWTESSKDTGTNRTSETSDLYTASFDAGWEIDIFGGVRRSVEAAEADVGASQEDLRDVVVSLLAEVAVNYIDLRTFQSRLAIAEGNLETQNETYQLTLWRYEAGLSDELSVQQARYNSENTRASLPTLRTGKEEALNRIAVLLGEQPGKVHSLLEQQVSIPVIPLKLAIGVPADVLRNRPDVRRAERELAAQSARIGVATADLYPKLTLSGSIGIETLKVSTSPASQTWSSSFGPGITWAIFKGGSIRQNIEVQSALHEQALNKYEAAILSALENVENALVAYAEEQNRRDNLQEAAQAAQKAVELAKYKYQSGLTDFNNVLEAQRSLLTFQDQLAQSSGTVTSNLVRLYKAFGGGWTSMDPAEKK